CGCGTGAATAGGAGCACGCCATCGCTTTCGTCACTTTGCAAATTGTTTCCACGCCTTCGGCGGCGGGGCAATCAATTCCAGTGGTGTTTTTTTGACAGGATGTTCAACCACAAGCCGCCGGCAGTGCAGTGCAATTCCGTCGGCAAAGACGCGACGCGATCCATACTTTCGATCGCCGATGATGGGATATCCCCGAGCAGCCAATTGTACCCGAATTTGATGTTTGCGTCCTGTTTCTAGCATGATTTCCAGCAAACTGGCTTGAGGCAACGCTTTCACTCGGCGGTATTGCAGCCGGGCTTCCTGCGCCTGGGCAGCGGATTTTACGCGGTTTTTGGGAATGCTGTCGTTACCGGGTTTGGAAACAATGACCATTCGCTGATTGCGCTCGTCCTTGGCCAGCCAATCGGTACACTCTGCAGCGGGTGGATCCATTGCCCCTTCCACCACGGCCCAATAAGTTTTCTCTACGTGGCGGTTGCGAAATTGTTGACTTAGCCGGGCGGCGGCTTTCGACGTGCGAGCAAACAACACCACGCCGCTCGTGGGCAAATCTAACCGACTAACCACTCCCAAATAGATGTTGCCTGGCTTATGGTATTTGCGTCGCAGATAATTCTTAGCCTGAACCAACAAGCTGTTGCGGCCTGCGGCAGCGCCTTGCGTTGGCAGCCCTGGCGGCTTGGCCACGGCCAGCAAGTGATTATCTTCGTACAGGATTTCGAGCAGCACTGTATTTATGACGCGAGAAGTAGAGATTAGGATGCAGGATGTGGCAATTGCTAACTCGCTTGGTCTGTTGGCAATTCCGACGTCGTTTCTATCCTAAATCTTACCTTTTCTTTTCTCCAGAATGACGTTGGCGCCTGTTAAACATTTGATTCTTGCCAGCCGCTCGCCGCGGAGAAGGGAGTTATTGGCAGAGGCAGGCTACCGATTCGAAGTGGTGCCCGCCGATGAAAACGTGGAATGCGGCGTTTGCAGCCGAGAGAGCCCGGCGGAACTGGTCGCGCGCCTAGCTTACGAGAAAGCAGCCAATGTGGCCGGCAAAGTGAGGCGTGGATTAATTCTCGCCTGCGATACCGTGGCTGAATGCGACGGCCAAGTGCTGGGTAAACCGCCTAATATCGCCATCGCCCGGCGGATGTTGGAAATGCTGCATCGAGTGCTCAGCGGCGTTTGTTTGTGGAACTATCCCGAGCATTCGCCGGATACCCGTGTGGCGGTGACGCGGTTGCGGATGGATGCGCTCACCGATGTGCAGGTTGACGAATACCTTCAATCGTATCAATGGGAAGGCAAAGCCGGCGCGTTCGGCTACCAGGACCGGCTGGGCTGGGTGCATGTGATCGAAGGAAGCGAATCGAACGTGGTTGGCCTGCCGCTGGAATTGCTCAGCGAAATGGTAACGCGTTTGATGTCGAACCAGCCAGAAGGCCACGCCCTTCCGAAGACAACCGATTAAATTAATACGGCACTTTAAGAAGCCGTTTTTTTGTCGTCGGTCTTTTTGTCATCCTTTTTGTCATCCGGTGAGGAAGTGCTGGTGCTCTTCGTTTCCTTGGTGCCCGGCAGCGGCTCTGGCGGCGCGAGATGGCCGTTCTCCAAATCGGCAAGGAGCTTGCGTACGTTGTCCGCCGGAACGGCATAAGATTCGGTCCGCCCAGCCCGGGCAATGTTAATGCCAACCACTTTGCCAGATAGATCAACCAGCGGTCCGCCGCAATCGGCAGGGCGGAGGACCGTATCGTGCTGAATGACTTTGGGGAAGCTGAATGAACGGTAGCTTAACGCGCCTCCCATTTCATTCATGCGATCGTTGCGGCTGACAACTCCCACATCTTCGGCCCGCTTGAGCGTGGCAGCGAACTTCAATTGGTCGTCGCCCCGTTTCACGAGCAAATGCACCTGATCACCAGGTCTCAGACGGTGAATGAGATCGACGAATTGCGCGCTGTCGGCGACCTTTTGTTCGTTCAATTCTAAAAGGATGTCGTCCGCCTTTAGTCCGGCCTGTTCGGCGGGGCTGCCAGAAAGGACTCTTAGAATTTGGGCGTTGTTGCCGTCGCCAAAGTGGATGCCGAGCCAACCGCTGTGCGCCGGAATTTTGCGCTCCGGCACGCTGATAACGCCGACGGCGATGGGCAAATCGCCGGGCGAAGCCGTGGCTACCAATTGACCCACCGCTGGACCGTGCTCATCGTTGGCCCAATCGACGGTTTTCAAGCCTGTGGCATCAACTTTGAGCATGGCCAAATCGTAATCGGGATCGTAACCGACCACCTGGGCATGTAATTGGCGGCCGTTGGTGAAACGGCAGATGACGGGGTCGCGCAGCTCGCTGTATTTGGTGATAATCCAACCCTCTGAACCAACCACGGTGCCCAAAGCGACATCTTTGCCTCCTGAGACGACACGTACCGTGGCGGCGTCACTAGCGGCGACCACACTTTGGAAGGCGGCCCGCACCTCATGGCTATCGCGCAAATTGCTGCCGCTAATCCAACCGCCGCGCTGGGCAAAGCTAGGCGTCGGAGCCAAAAACGTCACGAGTGCTAAACCGGCAAGCGACCGTTTATGTAATTGCTTCATGATGTGCTATTCTCGGCGGCCGAGCTTTACTTTGAGCGCCTTCTTTTCGTCGCCGCGCAAAATGCTCAGCGTAATTTCATCGCCCACTTTGTGTTGAGCGATGTGGGTTTGCAAGCTGTCCATGCTGGTCACGGTTTCACCGTCGAAGCCGACAATAATATCGTTTCGAGCCAGGCCGGCGGCATCGGCTGGCGTATCCGGAAACACATCGGTGACTTTGCAACCGGGCGATCCCGATTGGCCCGGTTGCGGCATTGTTTGGCCATTCACGCCTAGCAGCGGACCGCCGGGCGCCGGCGGGCCACCCCAGCTATCGCCTTTGACCAGGCGATCCCAGGTATCGCGATAGGTGTCGATGGGCACATGATAATTATCGGTAATGCCGTCGCTAATTCGACTGTGAATGCCGATTACCCGGCCGTTGGTATCCAGCAGCGGACCGCCGGAATCGCCTCCCACAATGGTGCAATCGGTGCCAATGGCATCGTCGCGGGTATACAAAATCCGGCCGGCACGCACGACGGGCGGGCGATCCTTAAAAAATCCGCCAGGGTGTCCCAGCGTCACGCACCACTGGCCGAGCCTTAAATCCGCGGAGCGGCCGAGTTCGACGTGCGGATATTTTCCCTCTTCGGTAATTTTGAGCATGCCGCTATCCATGTCGCGATTGACGCCCAAGGTTTTGGCGTGCACCTGCTTGCCATCGGGAAAAGTAATCTTGGCGTCGCGTCCAGGTCGACCCACAACGTGGCCGGCCGTCAGAACGTAACCATCTTCGGTCACAATCACGCCGCTGCCGAAAGCGCCGCCAATGTTAATGCCCACCGTGGCGGGCACGCCTTTTTCGACCGCTTGTTGAATGCCGGCTTGAATGGTTTGCAAATCGGCCAGTGTGGCGGGCGTATTTTTGGTGACGGTGACCTGTGGCTTCGACAAGCCCGCTTTGCCAGTGGAATCGCGCGCGGCGCTATTGTTAGTTGGCAACGTCGCGGTGATCGACGAAGCGCTGACCGCCGGCGCGGCGGCGGCTTGCGGCTTCTCTTCGGCAACGATCGTTGCCATGTGCAAGGCTGATAGCATTCCCGCCGTTAAAGCTAGGAGCAGGCCAAAAACGCGACCGGGATATTTGAGGCGGGTTTTCACGGGCGGGCGGGTTCCTTTGACCGAAGCTAGAGACAAGGGTCCAGCCTCTTCATTTATTTTGCCTTCTGGCTGCAAATTCCGCAATCCAAAAGAGCCAGCGGCGGGCGCAGCAACACCCTTAGAATTTAACCCCGCGGGGAGCAATCCGGCTGCGTGGGCGGGAAAGAAATCCGCAAACCCTAGAATGCAAGCATTTTCGGCCTGGGCATTCCTTACGGATTAGGTGGGTTACCGGTAGCTGGATTCGTTGATGACTTCCCCGCCGTTGCGGGTAAACAAAGCCCCCAAAACCTTAGCATCGACGTCATTGCGGATGCTGCGAACGCTGCCGTCGGCCCAGCAGGCATTACAGGGCAATTTGCCGTTGAAGAGCCCTCGGCGGGAGTTTTCTAAATCGACTTCCAAATCGTCGGGCTTAGTCCAAACGACAGCATGCTCGGGGTCGGCTTCCACTACCATGATGGTTTTGGAAGTGCCGTCGGTGACGTCTTTAAGGTTGACCGTTCCGTTGGGTGGGAAGATGGTGTTCTCGCCCACCGGGACCAAATAACGGGTACGGCCGGGGTGTTGCGAAGCGGTGTCGGGACTGCGATAGGCCTCCGGCATGCGATCGATGAGCTGGCGATTATGCTCGCTGTCCCACGGTTCGTCGAGGTGAAATTGTTTGTACAATTCGGTCTCTTCGATTTCGGGAAGAATCGCCACGCGCCAGCTCAACAGCGGCTTGCCGTCCTTGTCACGAATAGCGCGATCGGGGTAGTGATGCAGTTTGTCGTACTCATTGAATATTGACAGTCCGATGGCTTTCAAATGGTTTTGCGATTCACGCTGAAAAGCAACGGCCGTGGCCTGGGTTAATGCCGTTTGAGCCAGCCCGCGAAGAAGTTTGTTCTGCTGGGTGTCGATGGTCAGCCGCAATTGATCTCCCTTGGCTTCAGGCAGCAGCGACAATAATTGCGCGGCGCCAAGAGCCGCCAGCGATGTACCCTCGGAATTCGATTGCTTGACGGCAGCAGCGATTTCGCTTTTGATGGCGCTGGCCAGCGCTTGGGCTGCATCCGGGGAAGCCGATTGGATGACAAGCTGGAGATTAAATTTTTCCAAATTCGGCTCCTCGCCTACTGCCAGCCAATGAAAACCTTTGGCGATGATAGGACCGGCCGGCTGATTTGTGCCGGCGACCGGCAGGCGCAGAATTTCTTCAGCAGCCCGGGCGAAAATTGGCGGCGGTACAGCGGCTGCGCAAATTGGCTTATTTCCCGCGGCTGCTAAGGCCGTTTCAAATTCCGGCCGGGACGATGGTTTGTCATTCTGCAATTCATCCAGCAGCGTACCCATGCCGACCACTGCGGCGCCGTGAATTTGGCGGCAATCGGGAAGTATTTTTGCATCGACGTTAGGCCATACTTGTTTCGCTTTGGCTTGAATTGCCTCGTGCAATTGTTGAATGGAAGCAGCCGACGCGCCGGGAATGACGGCATACGTGGTGTTTGCTAACAACATGGCCAGGAAATTCTGTTGCCAGCGGGTGATCATTTGCGTGCCTGGGATGTGGCCGATGGTCGAAACCACATAAAACTGGTTGACGCCGTCGGCTTTCAAACGGTTACTCCAACTGTCGAATTGCTCGACCACAACAGAAAGAATCTGGCGCTGCATGTCGTCGACGACGAATGGCGTGAGCCATTGCTTGACGGTTCGATTGATATCGAGCTGGGCAAGATCGAATCTGCCGATTAACACCGTTTGGTCGCCAATAAAAGGCGCGATGGGTGCGAGGCTTGGCTGCGCGGAATCGGCGGCTGGGGCACTGCGATGGATTAGCACGAACCCAATCAGGAGTGCCAAGAAAATCGATTTAGCCACGGTTATTTCTCCTGCAAGTGGGTGGGCTGGGGTTTGGCGTCGGCGGATCGGAGCGTCAGTTCGAATCGCTCGTCGGTTTCCAACGGCCAAGGCGCTTTGGGCTTTCGCGGGGCTTCCAGAATTGCGACGCCGTCTTTCACGGAGTAATCGAACGGTTTTTGCGTCCAGGGGTCCAACGGGACGGGCACCTGGGTTACATCGTCTAGTTTTTCCGGCCAACGACTGTGATCGGCGGCGTACATCCGCAGCGCTTCGACGGTCCGTAGTAAATTGATTTTTCGCTGATGACGGAAATGAGCGCCCACCGTCGCTTGAATAGCCGGCAGCGCTTCCGTAAATACGCCGCCTTCGCCGCGGGTTTCGGCGGCGCGCACCCCTTCTTCCATCCGTGCTAGATTTAACCGAATTTCATCATCGGATAGCGTCAACCATTTGAATGTGTCATCGCGAACTAGCTCGAATTGCTTCCACCACATGAGCAGGACAGTTTGTAGAACGGGCATGACTTCGATTTGTTCGGCTTTGTATCCGTGGTCGAGCAAGTAACTGCGCGCCTGCGGATACAAAGCAACCGCCAGACCCAGCAATTCCGCCTGCCGCACATTTGGATCCATCGGCTTCGGTTTCCTGATGGTCCATGCTCTTTGCGTTTCGAGCAGTTGAGTGGCAACGGTCAGCGCTTCGTCGGCAGTTAAAGCGCGGCGATCGAGATCGGCCAGTTCATGGATGGTGAACGGCCAAAAATGCGATTCGTAGGACATGGCCTGTCGGATATTGACGGGATGAACGGCCAAATCGGTCAGGGCCCAATACAAATTCGGCGAATGGTCCAGAGAAATGAGCGTGCTAGTTTGCTCGTTGGTAATACCTTGAATGGCGATGCCGATCAGGCTATGTATCAGAGTGGTGCCGTGGCCTAAAGCTTCTCCTAGTGCATAATTCAGTCGCAACATTTCGATGGCTTCTTCCGGCTTATTCTGAGCCATGAGCCAGCGCGCTCGTAACGCCAAGGCTTCGGCCAGCCCCCGAGTTTTTTGAGCAAGCGGCAACAAGGTGTACATGCCCTGTTCGCGAATCTGGTCTTCCCAGTCGCAGTAATCGCACTGGGCGGCCTTTGTCAACCAACTTTTGTAACCTTGGTCGTCTTGCAGCCAGGCTGTGACTTCGGCAGCCTTGTCTTTGGGAAACTGATCGAGCGGCGCCTCGAACAGTAAATGATCAGTCTCATCATCGCTCATCAATTTCCAGACCGCATTGATTTGATCGGGTCCTTCAAACCCTAGCGATTTGTAATACAGAGTGGCGGCGTTGCCGTGGATTTGATCGACCGGCGGGACGAGGAAGTGATATTTCAGCGCGGGCTTGGGTTCTGCCGCAGCGCTGACCGTCATTTGGTAAATCGTAGGCTGCTCGGGATTACCAGATTCCTGCGTGGGCTCGATGGTTTTGATTTGCGCCCATGAGCTAGAAGCGGACGCCAGCACCAACATAAGTGCGGAGGACAGTTTGAACAAAGACATGGGATCAGCCCTCTCGTTGTTGACGCATGAGTTCCAGATAGGTGGCGGGGCGGTGCGGCGTGGAATTGGGCTCCGCTGAGCGATTGGATGGCGAATCTGGCAACATGCTTTCGATTGCCGATTCGGCTTGGACCGCTTCCGGCGGCAACTCTTCCCAGCCCATGGCAGTTAGCCGGCCGGGTGGCAACGGAGTAGCGGAGGCCAAGCGTAACCAATTAAGCTGTGAATGGGCTAAAAAACGATCGCCGTTGTATTGGGCTAGGCTCGCTTGCGGCTGGACATCGAGATTGTTTTGCGCCACGCGCGGCCCAACGGTGGGACTATCCGCTAATGCCAGGCGCAGAGAATCAATCGTGCGGCCTTGCAACACCAGTGCCGCGCACAATCCTACACCGATGACAAATAGCGCAGCCGCTGCCGCCGGCCAAACATGGCGAGTTGTATGACGGGAAGACGCCGCTGCACGGCCTGCCTGGAAAAACAATTCGTCGCGGTTAATCTGCAGCGGCTCGGGATGAAGTTGGTCCATCATTCGCGCCACTTCAGGCGGCAAATGGTCAGGAGAAAATTGCATGTTTAACTCTCAGCTTGCAAATAGGGGGTGGTGTCAGGATTCAATTTTGTGCGCAGCCGGTTGATGGCCGCTTCAAAACGTCGTTGGGCGGTGCTGGCTGAAGTACCGACCAAGTTGGCGATTTCGGCAAAGGTCAATCGGCCCCACAAGTGGGCGATAACAATTTCTCGATCGGCCAGCGGCAGTTCCGCTAAGGCAATGGCTGCGACTGCCGCGGTGGCGTGTCGAGTTTGCGAATATTCGAACCACTGTGCTCCTGCGGCCTGTTCGTGTTGTCGTCGCCGGCGATCGAGCCGAGCTTGGCTGATGGCGCGCCGCCGCACCACGGTAAACAGCCAAGCCACTGGGTTTGACGGCAATTCGGCGCAGGCGGCCAGTTCAATGAGGGCCTGCTGGACAATATCGTCAGGCACGCTGCACCACCC
The DNA window shown above is from Pirellulales bacterium and carries:
- a CDS encoding sigma-70 family RNA polymerase sigma factor; amino-acid sequence: MPQLTAQLLAQLVDRHGAALKLFARGWCSVPDDIVQQALIELAACAELPSNPVAWLFTVVRRRAISQARLDRRRRQHEQAAGAQWFEYSQTRHATAAVAAIALAELPLADREIVIAHLWGRLTFAEIANLVGTSASTAQRRFEAAINRLRTKLNPDTTPYLQAES
- a CDS encoding DUF1559 domain-containing protein — encoded protein: MAKSIFLALLIGFVLIHRSAPAADSAQPSLAPIAPFIGDQTVLIGRFDLAQLDINRTVKQWLTPFVVDDMQRQILSVVVEQFDSWSNRLKADGVNQFYVVSTIGHIPGTQMITRWQQNFLAMLLANTTYAVIPGASAASIQQLHEAIQAKAKQVWPNVDAKILPDCRQIHGAAVVGMGTLLDELQNDKPSSRPEFETALAAAGNKPICAAAVPPPIFARAAEEILRLPVAGTNQPAGPIIAKGFHWLAVGEEPNLEKFNLQLVIQSASPDAAQALASAIKSEIAAAVKQSNSEGTSLAALGAAQLLSLLPEAKGDQLRLTIDTQQNKLLRGLAQTALTQATAVAFQRESQNHLKAIGLSIFNEYDKLHHYPDRAIRDKDGKPLLSWRVAILPEIEETELYKQFHLDEPWDSEHNRQLIDRMPEAYRSPDTASQHPGRTRYLVPVGENTIFPPNGTVNLKDVTDGTSKTIMVVEADPEHAVVWTKPDDLEVDLENSRRGLFNGKLPCNACWADGSVRSIRNDVDAKVLGALFTRNGGEVINESSYR
- a CDS encoding nucleoside triphosphate pyrophosphatase — translated: MAPVKHLILASRSPRRRELLAEAGYRFEVVPADENVECGVCSRESPAELVARLAYEKAANVAGKVRRGLILACDTVAECDGQVLGKPPNIAIARRMLEMLHRVLSGVCLWNYPEHSPDTRVAVTRLRMDALTDVQVDEYLQSYQWEGKAGAFGYQDRLGWVHVIEGSESNVVGLPLELLSEMVTRLMSNQPEGHALPKTTD
- a CDS encoding trypsin-like peptidase domain-containing protein codes for the protein MKQLHKRSLAGLALVTFLAPTPSFAQRGGWISGSNLRDSHEVRAAFQSVVAASDAATVRVVSGGKDVALGTVVGSEGWIITKYSELRDPVICRFTNGRQLHAQVVGYDPDYDLAMLKVDATGLKTVDWANDEHGPAVGQLVATASPGDLPIAVGVISVPERKIPAHSGWLGIHFGDGNNAQILRVLSGSPAEQAGLKADDILLELNEQKVADSAQFVDLIHRLRPGDQVHLLVKRGDDQLKFAATLKRAEDVGVVSRNDRMNEMGGALSYRSFSFPKVIQHDTVLRPADCGGPLVDLSGKVVGINIARAGRTESYAVPADNVRKLLADLENGHLAPPEPLPGTKETKSTSTSSPDDKKDDKKTDDKKTAS
- a CDS encoding RluA family pseudouridine synthase — its product is MLLEILYEDNHLLAVAKPPGLPTQGAAAGRNSLLVQAKNYLRRKYHKPGNIYLGVVSRLDLPTSGVVLFARTSKAAARLSQQFRNRHVEKTYWAVVEGAMDPPAAECTDWLAKDERNQRMVIVSKPGNDSIPKNRVKSAAQAQEARLQYRRVKALPQASLLEIMLETGRKHQIRVQLAARGYPIIGDRKYGSRRVFADGIALHCRRLVVEHPVKKTPLELIAPPPKAWKQFAK
- a CDS encoding S1C family serine protease, whose product is MATIVAEEKPQAAAAPAVSASSITATLPTNNSAARDSTGKAGLSKPQVTVTKNTPATLADLQTIQAGIQQAVEKGVPATVGINIGGAFGSGVIVTEDGYVLTAGHVVGRPGRDAKITFPDGKQVHAKTLGVNRDMDSGMLKITEEGKYPHVELGRSADLRLGQWCVTLGHPGGFFKDRPPVVRAGRILYTRDDAIGTDCTIVGGDSGGPLLDTNGRVIGIHSRISDGITDNYHVPIDTYRDTWDRLVKGDSWGGPPAPGGPLLGVNGQTMPQPGQSGSPGCKVTDVFPDTPADAAGLARNDIIVGFDGETVTSMDSLQTHIAQHKVGDEITLSILRGDEKKALKVKLGRRE